One Engystomops pustulosus chromosome 7, aEngPut4.maternal, whole genome shotgun sequence DNA window includes the following coding sequences:
- the VTI1B gene encoding vesicle transport through interaction with t-SNAREs homolog 1B, with translation MSSEQFERLHDLFTEQYEQLQRTAQRLESCRGEQHKSLLREFDNRHREANETLLQMDVELKSAPRSFQNQMTSKMRTYRKVLTDLQREARNTNGGFTAGDSRRDFYTVENEHRATLNPQRSLLLQGHESLNRTTDSIARSHRMAAETDAIGQNIVEELGGQREQLERTKDRLINTGENLSRSRKILRSMSRKIVTNKLLLSVIIILELAILGGVVYYKFFRSK, from the exons ATGTCGTCCGAGCAGTTTGAGAGGCTGCACGATCTGTTCACAGAGCAGTATGAGCAGCTGCAGAGGACGGCGCAGAGGCTGGAGAGCTGCCGTGGAG AACAACATAAAAGTTTACTCCGAGAATTCGACAATAGGCATCGAGAAGCCAACGAGACG ctGTTACAGATGGATGTAGAGCTGAAAAGTGCCCCGCGGTCCTTCCAGAACCAAATGACGAGTAAGATGCGCACATACAGGAAGGTCCTGACAGATCTGCAGCGAGAAGCCAGGAATACGAATGGTGGATTCACAGCAGGGGACAGCAGGAGGGACTTCTACACGGTGGAGAACGAGCACAGG GCCACATTGAACCCACAAAGATCTCTGCTCCTTCAAGGCCACGAGAGCTTGAACAGAACTACGGACAGTATCGCCAGATCCCACCGCATGGCCGCCGAAACAGACGCCATCGGCCAGAATATAGTGGAAGAACTGGGGGGACAGAGGGAGCAGCTGGAACGGACAAAGGATCGG ctGATAAACACAGGTGAAAATTTGAGCAGAAGCAGGAAGATCCTGCGCTCCATGTCTCGGAA AATCGTGACCAACAAGCTCCTGCTCTCCGTCATCATCATCCTGGAGCTGGCCATTCTCGGCGGGGTGGTCTACTACAAGTTTTTTCGTTCAAAGTGA